Proteins from a genomic interval of Paenibacillus sp. RC334:
- a CDS encoding response regulator transcription factor: protein MDTILVVGDDTEIRDVIHVYLRNEGYFVIEAANGLEALDLIRSISFELVILDIMLPHMDGINACIKIREISNTPIILLSAKEEDIDKIVGLTPGADDYMIKPFNPLELLARVKAHLQRQSLIGKEEFNSLIFFKDLVIDKTKYSVTLKENNISLTPLEFSILELLASHPGQVFSFDKIYESVWKDPIGYSDNTVMVHIRNLREKLEKSPRDPQYIKTVWGVGYKID, encoded by the coding sequence ATGGATACAATACTTGTTGTAGGTGACGATACAGAGATTCGAGATGTCATTCACGTTTATTTGCGCAATGAAGGATACTTTGTCATAGAAGCTGCAAATGGTCTGGAAGCGTTAGATTTAATAAGATCAATCTCTTTCGAACTTGTCATCTTAGATATTATGCTGCCACATATGGATGGCATTAATGCTTGCATTAAAATAAGGGAAATATCGAACACCCCCATTATCCTGCTATCGGCCAAGGAAGAAGATATTGATAAAATTGTGGGTCTTACTCCCGGTGCGGACGATTACATGATAAAACCCTTTAATCCGTTAGAATTACTCGCTCGAGTAAAAGCTCATTTGCAGCGACAATCATTAATAGGAAAAGAAGAATTTAATTCTCTTATATTCTTCAAAGATCTTGTTATCGATAAAACTAAATATTCCGTTACATTGAAAGAAAATAACATTTCACTGACCCCTCTTGAGTTTTCAATTCTAGAGTTGCTTGCAAGCCACCCTGGGCAGGTATTTAGCTTTGATAAGATTTACGAAAGTGTGTGGAAAGATCCTATTGGGTATTCCGATAATACCGTGATGGTCCATATTCGTAATTTACGAGAGAAATTAGAGAAATCCCCCAGAGATCCTCAGTATATTAAAACGGTTTGGGGAGTTGGTTATAAAATTGACTGA
- a CDS encoding HAMP domain-containing sensor histidine kinase produces the protein MKSEWLLNFIPYIFPPLFMVFFIITFLALTRRIVRDLISLEQGLQIISEGNLNYRVPVMRKDELGRVAFNINLMAERLQQQIEKERKLENSKLEMITGISHDLRTPLTSIIGYIELLRTNSFQNKDEYTRFVQNTYNKAIHLKKLLDDLFEYTRLTSVDTRLDLNKIDVFQLLDQLIFEFEPIAQENGIHIIKDLGNSPIITVIDSKKIARAIDNLLMNALKYSVKPGTVRILMKLDNKQISIEIENKGNPLTQEQENKLFNRFYKVDHSRSSEGIQTGAGLGLSIAKNIIELHGGTLTLIHINNIFKFTLTLPFEGVLTSSIGSEEGHSGNLDV, from the coding sequence ATGAAATCCGAGTGGCTCCTCAATTTCATTCCGTATATTTTCCCCCCCTTGTTTATGGTTTTCTTTATTATTACTTTCCTCGCTTTGACTCGAAGAATCGTAAGAGACTTAATTTCGTTAGAGCAGGGGCTTCAAATTATATCCGAGGGTAATTTAAACTATCGAGTACCTGTCATGCGAAAAGATGAACTCGGGAGGGTTGCGTTTAATATCAACTTGATGGCGGAACGTCTGCAACAGCAGATCGAAAAGGAACGTAAACTAGAAAACTCCAAGTTGGAGATGATAACAGGCATATCACACGACTTGCGTACGCCACTTACAAGTATTATTGGCTATATAGAACTTTTAAGAACAAATTCATTTCAGAATAAAGATGAATATACGCGGTTTGTTCAAAACACTTATAACAAAGCTATTCATTTAAAAAAATTGCTCGATGATTTGTTTGAATATACCCGACTTACTTCGGTCGATACCCGTCTGGACCTAAATAAGATCGATGTATTCCAGCTTCTAGATCAATTAATTTTTGAATTTGAACCGATCGCTCAAGAGAACGGTATCCATATTATTAAAGACTTAGGTAACTCTCCTATTATAACCGTTATTGACAGTAAAAAAATTGCCAGAGCAATCGATAATCTACTCATGAATGCCCTTAAGTACTCTGTAAAGCCAGGAACCGTTCGTATTTTAATGAAGTTGGATAATAAGCAAATTAGTATTGAGATCGAAAATAAAGGGAATCCCCTCACACAAGAGCAAGAAAATAAACTCTTCAATCGTTTTTATAAAGTAGACCATTCAAGAAGTAGTGAAGGCATTCAAACGGGAGCAGGTCTGGGCCTTTCTATTGCTAAAAACATTATTGAGTTGCATGGAGGAACCTTAACGCTCATTCATATAAATAACATATTTAAATTTACTCTTACTTTGCCTTTCGAAGGAGTTCTGACCAGTTCCATTGGATCAGAAGAAGGCCACTCCGGCAACCTTGATGTATAA
- a CDS encoding polysaccharide deacetylase family protein, with protein sequence MKQTLIILISALLVYTIIPTLIIRLFGIGVYKRGTGEQPIALTFDDGPDPEFTPLLLDLLKKYNIKGTFFVLGRKAEKYPDLIQRMHNEGHLVGIHNYVHWSNALMSPKRVREQVNKTANVINRIIGEKAFYYRPPWGVINLFDFFLMKQFRMILWSVIVGDWKSSGGKQKVKQRLLSKLKGGAVIVLHDSGQTFGADRDAPAYMLEALNEFIIEALYTGYCFQRVDEKRAA encoded by the coding sequence ATGAAGCAGACATTGATAATTCTCATTAGTGCATTACTCGTCTACACGATTATCCCGACCCTTATAATCCGACTATTTGGAATCGGAGTTTATAAAAGGGGAACGGGCGAGCAGCCCATTGCGTTAACTTTTGATGACGGTCCGGACCCAGAATTTACGCCTCTTTTGCTTGATTTATTAAAGAAATATAATATAAAGGGTACCTTTTTTGTCCTTGGTCGCAAAGCAGAGAAATATCCCGATTTAATCCAACGGATGCACAATGAAGGACATCTTGTCGGAATCCACAATTATGTACATTGGTCAAATGCTTTAATGAGTCCTAAGAGGGTTCGCGAGCAGGTAAACAAAACGGCCAATGTCATTAATCGTATTATTGGAGAGAAAGCCTTCTATTATCGGCCCCCGTGGGGAGTCATTAACCTATTTGATTTTTTTCTGATGAAGCAATTTCGCATGATTCTTTGGTCTGTTATTGTAGGTGACTGGAAGAGCTCTGGCGGCAAGCAAAAAGTTAAGCAAAGGCTGCTGTCCAAGCTAAAGGGTGGAGCTGTTATCGTTCTTCATGATAGCGGGCAAACGTTTGGAGCAGACAGGGATGCACCTGCATACATGTTGGAGGCATTAAATGAATTTATCATTGAAGCATTATATACGGGATATTGTTTTCAGAGAGTAGATGAGAAAAGAGCTGCATAA
- a CDS encoding glycosyltransferase, whose product MKKGTKEKMLILTGNYGDGHIQVAQAIQDAMQIRFPHMEPVIIDFMEWVHPYMNHLSRNVYLQAVKTFPQVYGYLYQKTRRQNTLSYIIKTVFSTGIGRMMKLINEIQPAIVVCTFPLAAGVMSKLKSYGSIDIHTVTIITDHTDHSSWIYPYTDQYIVGSRSVRDSLIQLGVEETRIADTGIPIRPQFSQSIEREKTAKKYGLDPHMPTVLVMGGGCGMIGDGSSTIQKFDLLSQPVQFIIVCGHNEKLRMKLNESLKISKHRIYLTGYINYVHELMAISDIMITKPGGVTTFEAIAMELPMLLCKPIPGQEQDNAKFLVRSGVAIHAETSGDLTERLSELLDDAKLLQHMIENTKQFHPKESAFASLEVIFGTIAMNNRSSEIKICS is encoded by the coding sequence ATGAAAAAAGGAACGAAAGAAAAAATGTTGATTCTTACCGGAAATTATGGAGATGGTCACATTCAAGTAGCCCAAGCGATACAAGATGCGATGCAAATTCGATTTCCTCATATGGAACCTGTCATTATTGATTTTATGGAATGGGTCCATCCTTATATGAATCATTTGAGTCGAAATGTTTATCTCCAAGCCGTAAAAACATTCCCTCAAGTTTATGGATATCTATATCAGAAAACGCGGAGACAAAACACCCTATCCTATATTATAAAGACCGTTTTTTCTACAGGAATCGGACGAATGATGAAATTGATTAATGAAATACAGCCTGCTATTGTAGTATGCACCTTCCCTTTGGCGGCAGGCGTGATGTCGAAGTTGAAATCATATGGTTCAATCGATATTCATACTGTTACTATCATTACCGATCACACGGATCATAGTTCATGGATTTATCCATATACAGATCAATATATTGTGGGTTCCAGAAGTGTACGTGATTCTTTAATTCAATTAGGTGTTGAAGAGACTCGGATTGCAGATACGGGAATTCCCATTCGCCCGCAATTTTCTCAGTCCATAGAAAGAGAGAAAACAGCTAAGAAGTATGGTTTAGATCCTCATATGCCTACTGTGCTTGTGATGGGAGGAGGTTGCGGCATGATTGGCGATGGAAGCTCTACTATTCAGAAATTTGATCTATTGTCACAGCCTGTACAATTCATCATTGTTTGTGGGCATAATGAAAAACTTCGAATGAAATTGAATGAGAGTCTGAAAATTTCCAAACATCGCATCTATTTAACAGGTTATATTAACTATGTTCATGAGTTAATGGCTATATCTGATATTATGATTACCAAACCAGGAGGAGTCACGACTTTTGAGGCGATTGCTATGGAACTGCCGATGCTACTTTGTAAACCAATTCCTGGTCAAGAACAGGATAATGCCAAATTTTTAGTTCGTTCTGGGGTAGCCATTCATGCAGAGACATCTGGGGATCTAACCGAGCGCCTATCGGAATTACTAGATGATGCAAAACTTCTTCAACATATGATAGAAAATACTAAACAGTTCCATCCTAAAGAGTCCGCGTTTGCTTCATTAGAAGTTATTTTTGGAACTATTGCAATGAATAATAGATCCAGTGAAATAAAGATATGCTCCTAG
- a CDS encoding DedA family protein, producing the protein MSYDTLIHWIAQFGYAALFFALWLGIVGMPIPDEVVVMTGGAVSKVGLLHYFPAFIITYLGVISGLSLGYILGRFFGSPVLDKLRHKKNLGKHIQTSEHLLNKYGNIALSFSYFFPVVRHIVPYLVGINKMSFRRYILYSYTAGLVWTSVFFVVGQFAGGHVETIGTMIYHYGIYVGLALIIGIVIFMILKSRKRSKA; encoded by the coding sequence GTGAGTTATGACACACTAATTCATTGGATTGCGCAGTTTGGTTATGCTGCTTTATTCTTTGCATTATGGCTCGGAATTGTTGGAATGCCAATACCGGACGAGGTTGTCGTTATGACCGGCGGAGCCGTTAGCAAAGTAGGATTACTCCATTATTTCCCAGCATTTATTATCACTTATTTAGGAGTTATCTCCGGGCTATCTCTTGGTTATATTCTAGGCAGGTTTTTCGGTTCGCCGGTGCTGGATAAACTTCGCCATAAAAAAAATTTGGGGAAGCATATACAAACATCAGAACACCTTCTAAATAAATATGGAAATATTGCATTGAGTTTTAGCTACTTTTTTCCGGTGGTAAGGCATATTGTTCCCTATTTAGTCGGAATTAATAAAATGTCATTTCGCCGTTATATTCTTTATTCCTATACAGCCGGTCTTGTTTGGACGTCTGTCTTTTTTGTAGTTGGCCAATTTGCAGGTGGTCATGTGGAAACAATCGGGACAATGATTTATCACTACGGTATATATGTGGGACTTGCCTTAATCATAGGAATTGTCATATTCATGATTCTTAAAAGTCGGAAAAGGAGCAAAGCATGA
- a CDS encoding methyltransferase domain-containing protein, with product MISNQYAMFLQRFIKNPKRVGSVLPSSRFLASKMVQSVSWDDVSTIAEFGSGTGAITRFIELRVNRSAKVLLFEMDDKMRRVLQTTYPNFSCHSNACHLTKIMNQKGIDSLDCIISGLPFFNFKSELRETLLHQITESLKPEGKFIAFQYSLQMKKHLSEKFIIDKIDFVPLNFPPAFVYTCRKKEGI from the coding sequence CTTGCAACGATTTATTAAAAATCCAAAGCGAGTTGGAAGTGTTTTGCCCAGTTCACGGTTTCTGGCGAGTAAAATGGTTCAATCTGTGTCATGGGATGATGTGAGCACAATTGCAGAATTCGGTTCTGGGACAGGAGCTATCACACGCTTTATCGAACTGCGAGTAAATCGATCTGCTAAGGTGTTATTGTTTGAAATGGACGATAAGATGAGGAGGGTTTTGCAAACAACCTACCCAAACTTCTCATGTCATTCAAACGCTTGTCATTTAACAAAAATAATGAATCAAAAAGGTATTGATTCGTTGGACTGTATTATTAGCGGATTACCCTTTTTTAATTTTAAGAGCGAATTAAGAGAAACTTTACTCCATCAAATTACCGAATCCTTAAAACCAGAGGGCAAATTTATCGCTTTTCAATACTCCCTTCAGATGAAGAAACATTTATCTGAGAAATTCATTATTGATAAAATCGATTTTGTGCCCCTCAATTTTCCTCCTGCTTTTGTTTATACATGCCGTAAGAAGGAGGGGATTTAA